The segment TCGGGGCCCGAAGCGCCCTGGGAACGAACTCGTTGCCTGGCAACATCGCTGTCGAGATCGAAGCGATCTTCCAGGTCAAGGACTGATGTCGCAGACCCGCCCATCCCGTTTTCGAGTGATCCGAAAACGGGATGGATTCCCAATCAATAATCATGCCGCCCTTGGATTTTGAGGAATGGAAATTCATTGAAAAACAAAACGTCAGAATATCGCTATGTCATCCTTGACTACAACGGCAATTGCTGGTTGGTTCAGGACAACGCCACACAGAAGACCTCCGGCCTGCCGTCGATGCTGGACGAGGGTTGGGTTCCCGTCCGGGAAACGCCCTTTCATACGGAAGGAACAGTGACTCCTTACGTCTTGATTCTTCTCGAACGAGATGGCGCAGGGGCAGGCAATGACTTCGGTTTCGCCTGACCCACGCGGGGGGACCAACCGGGAGACGGCACCGTGACCCGACCAGGAGGACGACTCGACGGCCGATCCTGCCTGATCGTGGGCGGAACCGGTGGCATTGGCCTGGCAACAGCCGAACGCTTCCTGGCTGAAGGGGCACGCGTTGTCGTTTCGGGCAAGACCGCGGGGGAGGCGGGCGAGGCGTTGACCAGGCTAGGCCCGCTGGGCCCGGCCCAAAGCATCCAGGCGGATGCTGCTGTCGAATCCTCGGTCATTGCCTTGTTCGATCAGGCGATGGGGTGGCTCGGCGGTCGGCTCGATGTGCTGGTGCATGTGGCCGGGATCAGTGGCCGGCGCTTCGGCGATGGCCCACTCGACGCCTGCTCGCTCGACGGTTGGGAAACGGTCATGGGAGTCAACGCGCGAGGAGTTTTCCTGACGAATCGAGAAGCGGTCAAGCGTATGCTGATGAAAGAACCGGAAACGATTCCCGAATCGGTGG is part of the Tautonia marina genome and harbors:
- a CDS encoding SDR family NAD(P)-dependent oxidoreductase translates to MTRPGGRLDGRSCLIVGGTGGIGLATAERFLAEGARVVVSGKTAGEAGEALTRLGPLGPAQSIQADAAVESSVIALFDQAMGWLGGRLDVLVHVAGISGRRFGDGPLDACSLDGWETVMGVNARGVFLTNREAVKRMLMKEPETIPESVVGARGAIVNVGSVLARSPAPVHFGTIAYAASKGAVEAMTRAAAARYASDGIRINLVAPGLIETPMAARAVTDPAIRHYLRTKQPMVGGPGSAGDVAEAALFLAEPANRFVTGVVLEVDGGWSLSDGQHLGE